Below is a window of Calditrichota bacterium DNA.
TAGCAGATTCCGGCGGCGCGACGATGCACCGCTCGGCGAAATTGGAGAGCCGGAAGCCCCCCTTAATCCCCCCAAAACCACTTCGTGGATTTTGGGGGGAGACCGGAATTACAGGCCTTTGACTTTCGCGCCTTTGATTGCGACCATGATTGCAGGAGCCGGACAGGCGTGCGCTTCTTCGCCTTCACCTTTTTCTTCGACGTAGCCGGGCGCGTTTTCGTCGTACATCAACTTGCCTTGCAACTCGATTTCTTTGCCAAGTGTCTCTTGCGGAAAAGTCACTGATTCGTCAAGACTCTTGCAGAGAATCTTGGAATTGTCTGCTTGCTCGATTTCGACCCAACAGCCCATGTGCATGCACATATCCACAACTTTGCCCGATATCAACACGTCCTGATCGACATAGGCCGCTGGATTTGCGTTCAATTCGGTGACGTTGGCGCTGTGCTTGAGCGTCGGAGCCTCGCCAAAGGTTTGCATTTGCTTGGAAGATGAGCAGGCAGTCAGAATAATAGCGGAAATCGCGAGCAGAAGAATAGCTTTGGTTTTCATTTTTTGTTTCACTTTTTTGTTTATGAGTAATCCAACAGGTTAATCTTGCAAATCAAACGGCTTGGGATCGATCTCGCGCTGCTTCAAGAATCTCCGCAGATCGACTTTGATCAACGAGAACAGTTTCAGAACAATAAACGCGTCATCGAGCCAGCCAAAGAACAGTAAGAAATCGGGAATCAAATCGAACGGCATCGCGACGTAGATCACAATCGCGACGACGGCGATAATGGTTCCCCACGGAGTTTTGGCTTTGCCGTGAACAAACTCCGTGATCATGCTCCGAAAGAGCGAAGCTCTGCGGAACACAAACTGCCACCCCTGCTTGGTGCGCGGCAACACCGCGAACCAAGACAGGAATCCAGCGAAACCGATTTTCCGTTTGCGTGTCATGGCCCCCGCCCCGGGCGGCACGCCTGCCGCCCCTACATCTTTTATTTGCCCATCATCGCCAAGAGGTCGACGCAGCGCATCGAGTAGCCCCACTCGTTGTCGTACCAACCGAAGATCTTGACCATGTGGTCGCCCATCACCATCGTCGACTTCGCGTCGAAGATGCAGGAATGCGGATTGCCGATGATATCGACGGACACGAGTTCTTCTTCGGTGTATTGAAGCACACCCTTCATCGGACCCTCGGCGGCTTTCTTGAAGGCGGCGTTCACGGCTTCGACGGTTACGGGCTTGGTTGTGTTCACGACCAAGTCTGTGATCGAGCCGGTCGGAGTCGGGACACGCAGCGCGGTGCCGTCGATCTTGCCTTTGAGTTCCTTGATGATTTTGCCTACGGTGCGCGCAGCGCCGGTTGTCGTGGGGATGATGCTCACGGCGGCGGAACGAGCACGGCGCAAATCGCTGTGCGGCGCGTCAAGGATGTTCTGGTCGTTCGTGTAGCTGTGAATAGTGGTCATGAATGCGTGTTCGATGCCGAAGCTGTCCAACAACACTTTCGCCATCGGTGCGACGCAGTTCGTCGTGCAGCTTGCGTTCGAGACGAGTTTGTGTTCGGGCTTCAAATCCTTGTCGTTGATGCCGAGCACGATCGTCGCGTCGATTTCGTCTTTCGACGGAACCGTCAGAAGCACTTTCTTCGCACCTGCGTCGATGTGCTGCTGCACACCCGCGCGGTCGCGGAAGGATTTCGCGCCCGTGGATTCGACGACGATGTCCGTCTTGTTGTCAGCCCACTGCAGCTTCTTGGGATCTTTTTCGGCGGTCACTTCGATGTGATTCTTGCCGACTTGCAGACCGGTGTCCGTCACGGAAACCGATTCGTTGAACTTGCCCTGCGTCGAATCGTATTTCAAGAGATGCGCAAGCGTTTTGGCACTGGTCAAGTCGTTGATTGCGACGACTTCAAAGCGCGGATCGTTGTAGATTCCGCGAAACACGAGGCGGCCGATGCGGCCGAATCCGTTAATTGCTACTCGAATTGGCATGATGGGAGTCCGAAAGAATTATGAAGTATGAAGTATGAAATATGAAGTCAGAACGGGGCATTCGCAGGTGCTTGTGAAGCACGGATGCCGCCACGTGAAAAAATCAGAATTCACGGCGCATTACGACGATACTCTCGGTGTGCATCGTCGTGTCGGTTTCGCCAGTGATGTTGTTCGGGCTGTTCTTTGCTGGCATTCGTTTGTTTGGAATATGTCGGAAGTGCGACAATATTGGGTCAAAGCGAGAATGTTTGCCTTTGATGTAGTTGAATCGGGTTAAGAAAGATACTTGTTCCGACCTGAAAAGCCGAGCGAGTCAACCATCTTTATTGTTTTGTGTAGATTTAGAAGCATGATGAATCGAACTCCAACTGGGGTAAGATAGAACTTTTCGCCCATTTTCGCGGCAAGGCCTAGGTCAATCGCGTAGTTTGAGTACATTCGAGTTGCATCCGATGCAGTCTTCAGAGAGTTCCATTCAAACTGTCGTCCGCAAGATTGTTTGAAATACTGAATCAGGTCCTTCTTATCTACAGGATATGTGCTTTTTGATAAGTTGTAAATGCTTTCAACTATGGTGTATATTCCAAGAATCGCTCCACTATGGAATGGATTCTGAATTATGATGTCCCTGAGCATTTCGCATTGGTCTTCAGAAACAAAATCAAAACCACCACTCTTATCTCGTCCCCAAACATACTGGGTGCCGTTTTCCGTAAGGAACCACGTCTCGTCAAGAAATGCTACAAGTTTCAGCTCTCGCGCAAGACTCAAATAGCTGCGCACGGAGCTCTTTGAGAGAGAAGATTTGGCGGCAAGGGACTCTGCCTTCTTAGGTTCCTCCATGTTGTATAAAAGCCTATTAAGCAAATGAAGGTTCCATAGGCCGTGATTTGTTGGCTTGAGCTTATGATACGGTGCTCGGCTTTGAAATCTTGTGTAGAATTCTCTAAGCACCTGTTCTGGATCGTATTCTATTACATTGACACCAGCTCGATGGGCTTTTGCCTTGTCAGCTTCGGACACCTTTGTGCAAACCAAGAAAGGGTTTATCTCGCCAGCAACGAGCGCACCACAAGTTTGAAGCGCACGAAGCTGTTCTGCGTATCTTTGTGTTTGCTCAAGGAACTTACGCTGAAATCGTTCTATCTTGAGCTCAACGAGAAGGACTTGGTTATCACAAACAAAGAGCAAATCAATTCGGTCGCCTGATATTAGAATCTTTTGTCTGGCGATTAAAGTCAAGTCGCCACTAAGATTCAGCGTAAGCCTCGCAATATCAGTATGAGAAGCGAGAACGTCCTCTATCTGTGATTCACGTATGTTCACAGTTCTTCCGAATATTCGAACATCTCTGGAAGCCGGCACTCATTTATGAGCAGTCGATTGTTCTCCGCCCCTCTACTTTTTTCATCTAACCTCAGTCTTACGTCGTACTTCATATCACCATTGCGAAAGGCCGTAAAGAGTGATGCTTTGCTTACTCCGCGCACCAATCGTGCTCTTGAAAAGTGAAAAAACTCGAAAGCGACTCTGCTTTCAACGTCTGCCGATGCAAGTATAATATTGGGAAAGTCGGCGTTAAACATGGCGATTTGCTCGTCAACAGATATCGTGGCAATTGAAGTACCGTCCCTATGTCGCAGTGCGAGCTCATCATCCTTGAAATCGAGAAACAACCCCGCCGAATTGGGTGTTGGCCCCATCGTGAAGTAGATACCAAGTCTACCGTTCTCGTCAGGGGTTCCATACCTCTTCACTGCATCAATAGGCTTAATCTTCCACACTTTTCGATTGAACGTGAAAAGTGTAATAAGACTTCCGCTACTTGATCGGTGGGCCTTTAGCTCGGCAAATTTGAAATCCGGTCCCGCAATGTTGTTCTCTGTCAGCCCGAGTTCCTGTTCGAGCGTGTGCCCCACACCCGTTGGGCCTTT
It encodes the following:
- a CDS encoding DUF4920 domain-containing protein is translated as MKTKAILLLAISAIILTACSSSKQMQTFGEAPTLKHSANVTELNANPAAYVDQDVLISGKVVDMCMHMGCWVEIEQADNSKILCKSLDESVTFPQETLGKEIELQGKLMYDENAPGYVEEKGEGEEAHACPAPAIMVAIKGAKVKGL
- the gap gene encoding type I glyceraldehyde-3-phosphate dehydrogenase, which gives rise to MPIRVAINGFGRIGRLVFRGIYNDPRFEVVAINDLTSAKTLAHLLKYDSTQGKFNESVSVTDTGLQVGKNHIEVTAEKDPKKLQWADNKTDIVVESTGAKSFRDRAGVQQHIDAGAKKVLLTVPSKDEIDATIVLGINDKDLKPEHKLVSNASCTTNCVAPMAKVLLDSFGIEHAFMTTIHSYTNDQNILDAPHSDLRRARSAAVSIIPTTTGAARTVGKIIKELKGKIDGTALRVPTPTGSITDLVVNTTKPVTVEAVNAAFKKAAEGPMKGVLQYTEEELVSVDIIGNPHSCIFDAKSTMVMGDHMVKIFGWYDNEWGYSMRCVDLLAMMGK
- a CDS encoding DUF1232 domain-containing protein; translation: MTRKRKIGFAGFLSWFAVLPRTKQGWQFVFRRASLFRSMITEFVHGKAKTPWGTIIAVVAIVIYVAMPFDLIPDFLLFFGWLDDAFIVLKLFSLIKVDLRRFLKQREIDPKPFDLQD